In Thunnus maccoyii chromosome 3, fThuMac1.1, whole genome shotgun sequence, the following proteins share a genomic window:
- the LOC121893719 gene encoding polymeric immunoglobulin receptor-like, producing MHMMHPLLYMSVMIHFQHVLAKYYNVQFCMFYFSFFFAVKDGCQTPFNQTAYRTAKTTITCDYPNEYNSSVKFICKDNNEICEEILSTQSSVKSNGTFTLTDTNSFNMSISNVSSQHAGVYLCGVKSNEGSYRVSLRKIQLEIKNITILKRSSTIGQTFTYWCYYTQGAPIKKFICKGEDPSICQPLWSTSKPRTNTRKFSVEDVKKTGNVTITVRNLTTDDAGTYWCGAQNTDNRHSNPFFNRLEMTVGCEASSEVKGCEGGWVELTCKYPRADQEYQKIEVINSRGSSIQTTTKDVWDGDDRFSLYHDTRNKNLRMAIKQLEHDDSGKYNCKFYQDKSSEEPDELELKVGKRCCICIKEV from the exons ATGCACATGATGCACCCTTTACTGTATATGAGCGTGATGATACATTTCCAACATGTGTTAGCAAAGTATTACAATGTtcagttttgcatgttttacttttcttttttctttgcagtgaAAGATGGCTGCCAGACACCATTTAATCAAACTGCGTACAGAACAGCTAAAACCACCATCACATGTGATTACCCTAACGAATACAACTCCAGTGTCAAGTTTATCTGCAAAGACAACAATGAAATCTGTGAGGAGATTTTATCAACACAGTCTTCTGTAAAGTCAAACGGGACTTTCACTCTCACAGACACCAACAGCTTCAACATGTCCATCAGTAATGTGAGCTCACAGCATGCTGGTGTCTACTTGTGTggagtcaaatcaaatgaagGAAGTTACAGAGTTTCACTCAGAAAAATACAACTGGAGATTAAAA ATATTACAATCTTAAAAAGATCCTCAACTATTGGACAAACTTTCACATACTGGTGTTATTACACACAAGGTGCTCCCATTAAGAAATTCATCTGTAAGGGAGAAGATCCATCTATATGTCAACCTCTATGGAGCACCTCAAAGCCCAGGACGAACACTAGGAAGTTTTCAGTGGAGGATGTcaaaaagacaggaaatgtcACCATAACTGTGAGAAACTTAACAACAGATGACGCTGGGACATACTGGTGTGGAGcacaaaacactgacaataGACACAGTAACCCATTCTTCAACAGACTGGAGATGACTGTAG gcTGTGAGGCCTCGTCTGAAGTGAAGGGATGTGAAGGAGGATGGGTTGAACTCACCTGCAAATACCCAAGAGCAGATCAGGAATATCAAAAGATAGAGGTTATTAATTCCAGAGGATCAAGCATACAAACCACTACAAAGGATGTGTGGGATGGGGATGACAGATTTTCCCTGTACCATgatacaagaaataaaaatctcaGGATGGCCATTAAACAACTTGAACATGATGACTCTGGGAAGTACAACTGTAAATTTTACCAAGACAAGTCGTCTGAGGAACCTGATGAACTGGAACTGAAAGTCGGTAAGAGATGCTGCATCTGTATCAAAGAAGTTTAA